From a single Lolium rigidum isolate FL_2022 chromosome 7, APGP_CSIRO_Lrig_0.1, whole genome shotgun sequence genomic region:
- the LOC124675246 gene encoding LOW QUALITY PROTEIN: DNA repair protein RAD51 homolog 4 (The sequence of the model RefSeq protein was modified relative to this genomic sequence to represent the inferred CDS: deleted 1 base in 1 codon): MDQDRPPVEPGCVLWSDGMDLLQDAAERKHFLPTGLEGIDTLLGGGLRKGQLTELTGQSSSGKTQACLYSAAHVAARHMGAVLYLDTSNSFSPSRIARILDEVPVSLIKEIILKTPVISKNLSFNLQPKDVRLKRVMSSIICESVFDIFALFEVLNQLEVSLNNKANNGGNKICLLIIDSISSLLAPIIGGKYSQGRSMMISVAMILKKLADKHNLSVLVTNHMVAGNGAPKPALGESWKAVPHIRLMISRDRGSNICTATILKHTLLASGRHMKFAVSG, translated from the exons CCTCCCGTTGAACCTGGGTGCGTGCTGTGGTCTGATGGGATGGACCTGCTCCAAGATGCGGCGGAAAGAAAACATTTCCTCCCTACCGGACTTGAAGG CATTGACACGCTTCTTGGAGGCGGGCTGCGCAAAGGTCAGTTGACAGAGTTAACTGGCCAGTCGTCTTCCGGTAAAACACAG GCCTGTCTATACTCTGCTGCACACGTTGCAGCCAGGCATATGGGCGCTGTTTTGTACTTGGATACTAGCAATTCGTTCTCTCCTAGCCGAATTGCTCGCATTCTTGATGAAGTG CCTGTCTCTTTGATCAAAGAG ATTATCCTAAAAACTCCTGTGATTTCTAAGAACCTGAGTTTCAACTTGCAGCCAAAGGACGTGAGGCTTAAGAGGGTCATGAGCAGCATCATCTGTGAATCTGTATTCGATATATTTGCTTTGTTTGAAGTACTGAATCAACTTGAAGTCTCGCTGAATAACAAG GCAAACAATGGTGGGAACAAGATATGCCTGCTTATCATTGACTCGATATCATCTCTACTTGCTCCCATCATCGGCGGGAAGTATTCACAAG GACGGTCGATGATGATATCAGTGGCAATGATTCTTAAAAAGTTGGCAGATAAGCATAATCTATCTGTTCTG GTAACAAATCATATGGTTGCTGGGAATGGAGCTCCTAAGCCTGCCCTTGGTGAGAGTTGGAAAGCTGTTCCACATATTCGCTTGATGATCTCGCGTGATCGTGGGAGCAATATCTGCACAGCAACAATATTGAAGCACACACTACTG GCTTCTGGCCGCCATATGAAATTTGCAGTATCTGGCTGA